A region of the Falco peregrinus isolate bFalPer1 chromosome 19, bFalPer1.pri, whole genome shotgun sequence genome:
TGGGGGTCCAGAAGCCCCAAAATAGGGGTTACAGAGGTGCCAGTATCCCCCACTGACCCCTCGGGGTAGCCATGTCCCCATTAACCTGCCCGGGGTGGCCTCGGGGTGCCCGTGTCCCCCATTAACCCCTTGCCGGCTGCGGGGTACCATGGAGAACTGGTCCTCCTCCACCTCGGCCTCGCTGCCCTCCCGCGGCTCCATGGGGACATTGTGGATCCGCACCAGCATCTTGGCGGCCGCGTTGCGCTTCGCCAGCTTCTTGGAGGTGCCGCTGCCTGCGGggaggggacaagggacacCACGGTGAGCCTGGCACCCCGTCGTGTCCCCCCCACGCACCCAgggggtgccccagccccctacCGATCTCCACGAAGCGCTCCACGCGGCAGGTCATGGTGAACTCCTTGCGATGCGCCGGCCCCGACTCCTGCGTCACCGTGTACTCGGGCAGGCGCCAGCCCTTCTGCACCACCAGCTCCTGGGAGGGGGACGCAAATGTGGGGGTCCAGGGAGGGCAGGGCCACAGATCCCCCCTCCCAGAAACGGGGACAGCTGCCCCCAGAAATGAGCTGCCAGCCCCAAAATGGGCAGGGCCAGCCCCAAAATGGGTCTGCTGCCCTAAAAATGGGAATAACCATCCCTGAAGTTGGGATAACTGTCCCTAAAATGTGTCTGCCATCCCCAAAACAGGTGTTTCCATCCTGTTATATATACCCAAAATGGGTATAACTGTCCCCCAAACGGGGACAATCGTCCCCAAAATGCATCTACCATCCCCAAAATAGGGATAACCAGCCCTGAAACAGGGATAGCCAGCCCCAAAATGGGTCTACTCTCCCCAAAACAGGGATAACTGTCCCCAGAATGGACAAGAGCCCCCCTGGCtaggcagaggcagcccccaAAGGTCACTGCCACCCCCAGGATGAGTAAGGTCACCCCCAAAGGGGCATGGGCCCCCCCCAGACAGAGATTAGCATCCCCAAAACAGGCTCTTCAATACCAAAATGGGGTCAGCCCCCAAGCTGGAGGGGGGTATGTCCCCTCTTGTCCCCACCTATGGTGTCACCCACCTGCAAAGCCCCCACGGGGTTACACTCCGactgggggggggacacgggcgTCTTCATCTCCAGGGGGGTGCCCCTGCGTGGGGCAGACAGGCACAGCATGAGGGGGGCACGGCGGGAGGCAGCTCTAAGCCCCGCCAAGCCAGGACCCCCGCACTGGGGAAGCAAAGAGGTGTCAGAGGGTgccgggagccggggggggggacagGACTGTGCCCCCACTCTGCCCAGCCCCGGCACCTGGCCCCCCCACTCCATTACCTGGGCAAGGGTGGGGGCACGACAGGTGCCAGGGGGGCGGCCGTGGGGCCGAGCTCAACCGGGGGCTCTGGGGGGAAAGGAGAGCTTGGGGATAAAAGGTGAGACGTTAACGCCCGAGCcggccccccccagcaccctctcCCCGGCACTCCTTggggcccccagccccccagatCCTGCCAGGCACCCCCAATTCCATTGCGACCCCCAGAGACCCCCTGTTattcccccacacacaccaccaaTTCCCTTGGCTCCCCTAAGACACCTGCAAACGcccaccacacacccccagaCCTGCCTGGGTACCCTCAATGCCTACCCAGgaacccccaacccccccagaTCCCTTGGAATGCCCAAGCTGCCCCAGAATCCCCAGTCACCCTGGGTAACCTCAAACTCCCCTGGATGCCTTGAACCCCCCCACAGAcccccccccaactcccccGGCGCTGGGTGCTCAGCACGCCTGGGGTACTCCCAAGCCCCTGGGTATCCCCAGACTGCCTGGGCATCCCAGCACCCCAGAGCACCCCACACTCCCCCCAGCACCTCAACACACTCAGCGCCCTCCCCTGGGAACCTGTCACCCCCCCAGACACCCCCCAGTTCCCTCCAAGCCCATCCCGCACTGTATCCTGACCCCCACCCTGACCCCCCAACACCCTGGGGACCCCGTGTCCCCTCACCTGGGCTCCTCGGGGGCGGTGGGCTCCAGCATGTCCCCCCCTTTGAGCAGCTTCAGGGCCACCTCGGCTGCTTTGTGCTTTGCCGCCTTCTTGCTGggcccctgccctgggggagACACTGGCTGAGTGAGGAGGGGGGGGACACCTGGGGCCCCCCCAGACCCCTCGCAGACCACAGGCTGTGATtagggctgctggggggtggTCCTGGGGGATCCCTCTGCCATaaccccagcagcagggtgccAGGGTGGGTCCCCGAGCATCCCAGGCGTCGGGATCTGAGACAATCCCCCCCAGAACCCACTTTTTTGGGGTCTCAAGGGATCTCTGAGTGTCCCAGACATAACGGTCCCAGGGGATCCCCCACCAAACACACTTTTTGGGGTTCCATGGGATCTCCATATGTCCCAGGCATTGGGGTACAGGGCAATCCCTCACTATGACCCACTTTTTGGGGTCCCAGGAGATCCCTGGGTGTCCCAGGCATGGGGGTCTGAGATGATGTCCCACCACAACCCACTTTTTGGGGTCCCAGAGGATCCCTGAATGTCCCAGATATCACAGTCCCAGCCGATCTTCCCCCCAGGATCCACTTTTTTGGGGCCCCAAGAGATCTCTGCGTGTCCCAAGCATCAGGATCCAAAAGCTATCCCCCACCACAACCCACTTTTTGGGGCCCCATGGGACCCCCAAGTGTCCCAAGCATCGGGATCCAAGGTGATTCCCCCAGCACATCCCCACCATCCTGGGGACAATCCCCATGTCCTCGCCATCCGCCCTGCCACATCCCAAGCAAGTCAGATCCAGGCCACCCTCTCCAGGCCATCCCCCCACTCCGAGGGTGTCGGGGACCCACCAGTGCAGCTGATGTCCCCAACAGTGACACGGAAGGTGAAGTTGGGTTGGTGGGCTTGTCCCTCGGCCTTCAGGAGGTCGTAGCCGGGAGTCTTGCCTATGCGCGTGCCATATTCCTGCAGCAGGCTGATGGGCGTCTTCCCGGGGTTGGCGGCCAGCatctgctccaggctggggacagggctgtcACCAGCCCACGCAAGGGTCAGTGGGGACAGCAGGGGTACAGGCTGGGGGTAGCGAGGTGGTGGGAGAGGCTGACACGGCCATGGCGCATAGGGATGTGGGGAGAGGGGTGGCATCGCCGCACggcatggggacacagggacaagGATGGAGCCCCCATGGAGcatggggacacggggacagGGATGGAGCCCCCTCAACGCAGCCTGGGGACTTGGGAACAGGTCCAGAGCCCCCCCACGCAGCCTGGGGACACGGGGATGGAGACAGGCCcagagccccccgccccagcctggggacaggcCCAGAGCCCCCCCACGCAGCCTGGGAATACAGGAACAGGCCCGGAGCCCCCCCACGCAGcctggggacacggggacaagcccggagccccccgccccagcctggggacaggcCCAGAGCCACCCCACGCAGCCTGGGGATACAGGAACAGGCCCGGAGCCCCCCCACGCAGcctggggacacggggacaagcccggagccccccgccccaggctGAAGCCCCCTCACACAGGCCCGGTGCCTGAGGGCTGGGCCCGGTGTAGGCCCCAGCCCACCCCTCCCCATTAAGAACCGGTATGGACGGGGGGATCCCGGGTTTGGGGGTCTATCCCGGATGGCGGGGGGCGGGGTGGGTCCGGTACCTGGGGAAGCCGCCGCTCCGcctggccccgccgcccgccccctccTCGCTCATCCCCGCCGCGCTCCgtcccgccgccgcgccgcccgcgccgccAGGGGGCGGCCGCTGCGCGCCGGCGCGGGGCACGATGGGAACTTGGTGCCGAGGGGGATTCTGGGACTACGCGTCCCAGAATCCCCCGCGGCAGGGACCGCTGGGAAGGTGGAGGACACGGGAGGCGGAGCCATGTCGGGGGAGGGAggcctgcctcagtttccccaatCGGGACGGGGAAAGGAGGGGTGGCAGGGACAGGAATGGACAAGGGACAGTGGGGACaatggggtgggatgggaatGGACAGACAGGATAGAGACAATGGGGTGAGACAGGGACTGACAAGGGTCAGTGAATGGGGACAGACGGACAGGGGTGGGCAGGGCATGATGGATGGGGACAatggggacaggcagggtgGCATGGGGACAGATGGACAGGGACAGACAGCGTGGGACAGAGGGACAAGGGACAGTGGATGGGGACAGTGGGGACAATGGAGTGGGACAGGGACAGACGGACAAGGTGGGACAGGGATGGACAGGATGGGATATGGATGGACAAGGGACAACAGATGGGGACAATGGTGGGACAGGGACAGACGGACAGCATGGGACGGAGAGGGACAGGGGTCAATGGCTGGGGACAATGGAGACAGGCAGGGTTGGACAGGGATGGATAGAGTGGGGACAACAGGGACTGGGAGAGTGGGACAGGGACAGTCTGGGTGGGACTGGGATGGATGGGGACAGACAATGTGGGATGACGACAGGGGGcggatggggacagggacaatGTGGTGGGGACAGACGGGGGAGGGCGGGCAGTGATGGGGACAGGCCAGCGGTGACAATGGTCAGACTGGGACCCGCTGGGATGGTCAAAGTGTgacagggacagggaaggaGCTGTGGGGACAGTAGGACACCCATActgggagccctggggacagagATGCCTGAACTAGAAGCACTGGAAGCaaactgggagcactgggaacAAAACCGCACGCagactgggagcactggggacaGAGGCACGGGCAGACTGGAAGCACTGGAATTGCACTGGGGCCCTGGTGTGATGCTGGGGCCAGCAGGGGATACCGGGGGGGTCCTAGTCCTGGTGTTGGGAGCtcctggggacactgggggggggtcccagtTCCCGGTGCTGGTGGCCCATGGGAGGTCCTGGTGCTCGTCAGAGCTGATGGGTCCCCGAAGCCAGGGGGGTCCCGAAGCTGGGGGGCCCCGGTGCCAGCGGGGGTGCCGGTGCCGGGCGGTCCCggtgctggggggtccccgGTTGCCGGTGCCAGGAGTGCCGGTGCTGGGGGGTGCCGGTGCTGATGCCGGGGGTACGGATGCCGGTGGTGCCGGTGCCGGGGTGCCGGTGGTACCGGTGCCGGTGGTGCCGGTGGTGCCGGTGCTGGGGTGCCGGTGGTGCCCGGGTGATGCCGGCGGTGCCGGGGGTCCCCGGttgccggggccgggccggggcggggcgggcggggcggggccgcgccgagCGCCGGGCGGGGCCGTTCCGCGCCGCTCGCCCTGaccgcggccccggccccggtaccggccccgcccgcccgcgccccggccccgccgggcccagccccggccccggcacCCCCGGCACCGCCGACATCACCCCGGCACCACCGGCACCCCCGGCCGAGGGGCCCGCACCCCCCCAGGTACcggcgcggggccgcgggcagcggcggggaggccggggggggggcacggcggTGTGGGGGGGTAGGACCAGGGATGCGGCCGGGATGGAGGGTTGGAAGGGGTGTCCCgtgctcccctccccccgccgcgccccctcccctcccccgcctcacagggcccgggggggccgcgccctccccttccccctccccggAGGCGCGGGCGGGCGAAGGGGGGCCCAGGGACACCAGCGGCCTCTTGCACACGCGCGTGCCCCCCCGCATGCGTGAGCTGCTTTTGCACACGCGTGAACAGCTCCGTGCACACGTATGACACCTCCGTTGCAGACGTGCTTGCACACGCGCGTGCAACGCCCGCAGGCATGCATGCCCCCCTGCATGGATGTGCGGCCCTTGCACTCTTGTGCACCGCCTTGCATGCACGTGTGCACCCGCTGCACACAAGAGTGCCCACCCCTTGCACCTGCTGTGCACACccgtgcatgtgtgtgcaccccttgcatgcatgtgtgcatacCTGTGCACCCCTAACACACACCTGCACCACCTTGCACACGCGTGAGCACCCTCACGTGTCTGTGCATGCCCTCGCACCTGCATGTGCAAccctgcatgtgtgtgcaccCCTTGCACGCATGTCTGCGCCCCTGCACACCTGTGCCCTCCCCGGCACCTGCATTGCCttgcacacacgtgtgcaccCTTGCGGCGTGCGCAGCCCTGTGCACACACGTGTGCCCTGCTCCGTGGGTGTGCGCCTGTCACAGGCCTGTGCAGCCGCTTGCACACGTGTGTGCCCCCCACGCACAGGCGTGAGCCCCTCGCAGCCCGTCCCGCTCCCCCCACCCTTCTCCTTGTCGCGACAGGGCGCCATGTCCCGACATGCCATGTCGGTGGGGGCGCTCTCTTCCCCActtccctcctccagctccgCGCTGTCACGACATGGGGCCAGGGCTGTCGCATGTCGTGACAGAtacacccacacccacacacccgCCCCCCCCGGGATGCTGGTTCCCCacttgtgcctcagtttccccgtGCGGAGCTGCCGGGGGGGGTGCGGCGGGGAGGAGGCTGCATCCCTTACCGGGATGACGTCACCGCGTGACGTGATGTCACCACGGGGGGGACACGACACCTGGAGGGGCGGGGCGTCTTGTCgcctgtgtccccccccccctcccccggccccggaCGGCTGGGTCCCTCGGGGTGACAGTAAGCCCCGCCCACGCCCCCCCGCGGTGactcaccccccccccccacacctaATTTTAGTGATGACCTCATCTGCCGGCTCCACTGTTGCCATGGCAACTctacaccccccaccccccccccccccccaattttcCGGGGAGCTGGATCGAGTCTGACCCACCCCCGGCCACCTGGGtcccccaccagccctgcctcagtttccccttgtCACGTTTGCTCGCCGTGTGTGGCCTTGCACGCTTGTGCACACTTCTGCAAGCTCGTGCAGGCTCCTGCATGCTCTTGCATGCTTGTACACTTGCTTGCACGCTCCTGCACGCTCCTGCGTGCTTGTGCGCATGCCTGAACGCTCCTGCACACTCCTGCACACTTGGGCACACCTTTACCTGCTCATACACCCTCTTGCACACTCATACCTCCTCTTGCACGCTCGTGTGCCCTCTGTGCATTATGGAGGGCCTCTTCCAGCCCTCCTCCCAGCCAAGCGGGGCGCACAAGCGTAGGGGTGCATGCGGGTGTGAGGAGGGGTGCGCGTGTGCAAGGGGGCATGCATGCCTAAACTAGGGGTGCACACACAGTGTGGCATCAGGAGAGGGGGTGCATACACTTGTAGGGGTACACACACGTGTGCCAGGGGCTACACGTGCCTGCAAGAGGTGCCCATGGGCATAGGGCTGCACATGGGGGTGTAAGGGAGTGCACGTGTGTGTAAGGGGGTGCACGTGTGTGTAAGGGAGTGCACGTGTGTGTAAGGGGGTGCACGTGTGTGTACGGGAGCATCCAGGTGCAAGGGGGTGCTGATATGTGCTGGGGATGCACACACACGTGGGCTGTACACAGGAGTGCAAAGGGGGTGCAGGTGCATGTAAAGGGGTGCCCATGGGTGCAAGGAGGTGCACACGTGTGTGGGGCTGCACATGGGGTGCACAGAGGTGCACACGCGTGCCAAGGGGTGCCTGTGCATGCAGGGAGGGGCACCGGCGGAGCTGCACAGAGGCACGAAGGGCGCAGGCGGCTGCACGGGGGTGCCTATGGGtgcaaggagggggggggggggctgcaccccCAATCCCACTGACAGCCCCTCCCGCAGGCCAGGGGGCAGCggaggggcgcgggggggccCCCGCCATGGCCTGCCTGCACGAGACGCGGACACCCTCGCCCTCGCTGGCGCTGGCCTCGGATGGGACCCCGGAGCAGGAGCTGACCCCTACGCAGTGCGTGCTGCGCGACgtgctgcccgccgccccccgccgcccctgccGCCCCCGCCGAGGCCtggccccgccgcgggccccCCCGGCACCCTGACCTGGGGCCCGAGGGTGCGGGACCCCTGGCCGCCGAGGCCGCCCACCTGcggtgccaggctgggggggggttCCTGGAGGGGCTTTTTGGCTGCCTCAAGCCCGTCTGGACCATGATCGGCAAAGCCTACGCCGCCGAGCACAAGCACCCCCAGGAAGGTGAGGGGGTGCAGCGTGGGTGCTGCGGGGTCAGGGGGGAGCGAGGGAGGATGCTATGGGACAGGGattggggtgctggggtgcagagGGTGCAGTGCGGTGGGGTGGGAGCCGTAGGGCTGGGCTGAGGGTGCCAAGGGGGGGCCTGcacccaggctgtgccagcatGTGGGTGCCCCAGGGGTGCCGGGGTGTGGGTACCACGGCCGTGGGTGCACCAAGGATGCTGGTGTGTGGGTACCATGGCCGTGGGTGCCCCAGGGGTGCTGGTGCCTGGGTGCCATGGGTGTGAGTGCCCGCAGACCCCTGGGAGGTGCCATTCGAGGAGATCCTGGACCTTCAGTGGGTGGGCAGTGGGGCGCAGGGTGCCGTCTTCCTGGGCCGCTTCCATGGTGAGGAGGTGGCTGTGAAGAAGGTGCGGGACCTCAAGGAGACTGACATCAAGCACCTGCGCAAGCTCAAGCACCCCAACATCATCACCTTCAAGTGAGCACgggtgctgctggcaccggcGTGGGGTGTGGGCAGGGGTATGGGGACACCGCGGGTACAAGGCATGGGGACAGCATGCACGTGGCATGGGGCATGGTCATGGACTGTGTATGTGGCATGGGCAAGCCATGGTCATGGGCACACGGCATGGACATGGCACGGACAAGCCATGGGCACGGGGCATGTGGGCACAGAGCACAGACACAGCACGGGTGTGGGGCGGAGTGTGAACATGCCATGGGCATGGGGCATAGACACGGGCATGCCGTGGGCGTGAGGGATGGAGGCATGTGCATGGCATGGGCATGAACGCAGCATGGGCCATGGATGCGCCATGGGCAGAGGGCATGGCATGTGGCGTGGCCATGGAGGACACCATGGGCACAGGGCATGACACGGCCTGGGCGTGAGCACAGCATGAGGTATGGACGTGCCACAGGCAAGGGGCATGGACACAAACATGACATGGACACGGCAGGGGCATGAGCATGAACGTGGTGTGGGCATGGACACAAACTTGGCATGGACATGGCAGGGGCATGGGCACAGAGGTCATGGACATGACATGGGCACGGGGCACCAACACAGCGTGTGCATGGGGAGCACCAGCATGGCATGGACCTTGGTGGGCAGGGCACAGCATGGGCACGGGGCACACCAGCGTGTCCCACGTGTGGCACAGGGGACAGCCACACATGGGACAGCTCTGTCACAGGCAGGGCACTCTCGGGGCAGGGCAATGTGGGTGCAGATGGGTGCCCCAGTATCCCAGTGCTACTGTGAGTCTGGGTGCAGTGGGGTGCCCACGGTGCAGATGGGTGCTCCTAGTGCCAATGGGGGGGCTTGGGTGCAGGTGGGTGCCCCAGCActggtgggtgctggcagaTACCCATGCAGATGAGTGCCCTGGAGAAGAAGGGtgccctggtggtgctgggtgctgccaggtgccctggtggtgctgggcagcaggtgctgaggGTGCCGCTGTGCCCGCAGGGGTGTGTGCACCCAGGCACCCTGCTACTGCATCATCATGGAGTTCTGCGCCCAGGGCCAGCTCTACGAGGTGCTGCGCGCCGGGCGCAAGGTCACCCCCTCCCTCCTCGTCGACTGGTCCATGGGCATCGCCGGCGGCATGAACTACCTGCACCTCCACAAGATCATCCACCGCGACCTCAAGTCACCCAAGtgaggagggctgggggctcggacagcacccatgggtgctggggtgggtgaCCCTGGTGATGGCATGCCTGTGGTGGGGACATGCATGTGGCAGTTGCATGATTGTGGCAGTGCCATGCCTGTGGTGGTGTCTTGTCCTCGGTGGCTGCATGCTTGTGGTGGTGCCGTGTCCATGGTGGTGACATGTCCATGGTGGTGGCATGTCCTTGCTGGTGCCCTGTGCCCATGGTGGTGCCATGTCCATGGCAGTTGCATGCCCGTAGCAGTGCCATGGCTGCGGTGGCTGTGTGTCTATGGCAGTGACACGTTCACAGCATTGATGTGTCTGTGGCAGTGCAGTGACTGTGCTGGTTGCTTGTCCATGATAGTTGTGTGTCCACGGCAGTGCCATGCCTGTGGTAGTTCCGTGCCCATGGCAATTGCTTGACCgtggcagtgctgtgtccatGGTGGTGGCATGCCACAACAGGACCATGCTCATGGCATTCACATGCCCATGACAGTGCCGTGCCCGCAGTGGTGCCACGTCCATGTTGGTGCTGTGGTGGTGCCACATCTGCGATGGTGTTGTGCCCATGGTGGTGGCTTGCCCCATGACCTGGTGATGCTCATAGCAGTTGCGTGCCCATGTCGGTGCCATGCCAGTGTCAATCGTGTGTCATTGGTGTGGTGCTGGCGTGGGCACTGACGAGGTGCCCCCCAGCATGCTCATCACCTACGACGACGTGGTGAAGATCTCGGACTTTGGCACCTCCAAGGAGCTCATTGACAAGAGTACCAAGATGTCCTTTGCTGGCACCGTGGCCTGGATGGCACCCGAGGTCATCCGCAACGAGCCTGTCTCCGAGAAAGTTGACATCTGGTGAGGACACAGGGAccttggggacatggggaccTTGGGGACACCAAGGAGCTGTGGTGGCACTGGGGACACAGCAACACACGGGGCTTTGGGAGGCAGTGGGGACACTGGGGGGCACAGGAGGCACTGGGGACAATAGGAACGGGAGGACACTGCGGGGACATCAGGGACATGTGAGGCCTCAGGAGCACTACAGGGGACCAGGGATGGGGACATTTGGGGATACTGGGAGGGATGTTGCAGGGACAGGGGGACATC
Encoded here:
- the TARBP2 gene encoding RISC-loading complex subunit TARBP2 isoform X2, encoding MSEEGAGGGARRSGGFPSPVPSLEQMLAANPGKTPISLLQEYGTRIGKTPGYDLLKAEGQAHQPNFTFRVTVGDISCTGQGPSKKAAKHKAAEVALKLLKGGDMLEPTAPEEPRGTPLEMKTPVSPPQSECNPVGALQELVVQKGWRLPEYTVTQESGPAHRKEFTMTCRVERFVEIGSGTSKKLAKRNAAAKMLVRIHNVPMEPREGSEAEVEEDQFSMACPRLEGLRGRAPGCTWDSLRNSAGEKIVQLRSHPLAPMGAGACALLQELSEEQSFAISYLDIDALSLSGLHQCLVELSTQPATVCHGAAPSRDGARSQAARNALQYLRIMAGGK
- the TARBP2 gene encoding RISC-loading complex subunit TARBP2 isoform X1, with protein sequence MSEEGAGGGARRSGGFPSPVPSLEQMLAANPGKTPISLLQEYGTRIGKTPGYDLLKAEGQAHQPNFTFRVTVGDISCTGQGPSKKAAKHKAAEVALKLLKGGDMLEPTAPEEPSSPFPPEPPVELGPTAAPLAPVVPPPLPRGTPLEMKTPVSPPQSECNPVGALQELVVQKGWRLPEYTVTQESGPAHRKEFTMTCRVERFVEIGSGTSKKLAKRNAAAKMLVRIHNVPMEPREGSEAEVEEDQFSMACPRLEGLRGRAPGCTWDSLRNSAGEKIVQLRSHPLAPMGAGACALLQELSEEQSFAISYLDIDALSLSGLHQCLVELSTQPATVCHGAAPSRDGARSQAARNALQYLRIMAGGK